The Ornithinimicrobium faecis genome includes a window with the following:
- a CDS encoding GAF domain-containing sensor histidine kinase: MAMDPAARIYWADGAGSRAVFTSLQAVLQELRTPFLGDRAVALYRPTGMSPSHGYFVLSDSCDVEGPAAMGNERLVLNQRLDLDQPRTVSGLSATSTLRPFTLVLDSAVSIPWQDPYGRGVALIGVQDANSAMPDLSDQLHRAEIGRLVETLNASRLQGTLALQRNLGDAVRAVLDSGPTGVGRMGRLTSLVASAREIFGSDTAYLALPEESETTKYYFASMANVNTPQFRQLRMRFEQGLGGLARSEGKVVRTLRYADDDRLKAPPVSETLVEGISSAMAAPLFSGGAVRGVIYIGNRTPTPFSETDERVLEEFAEYLGLLMGEPHYQDAVRESQSTRLREDFAHAIHDSVVRSLVQIGFTAEQASASAQHEATSQSIAQIQVAAEEALTTLREELSGLILHPSTGVTELGAVVEQITDVPLRPGAERNIYLSPVIEHETLPHNVAEVLVQVGVEALTNSLRHAAAQTERVEIISGPDTVELLISDDGHGSAQLQGALEGLVRGGHFGLSSMFRRASSVNGHLDVTSSPDAGTTVHLRVPRTW, encoded by the coding sequence ATGGCGATGGACCCCGCAGCCCGCATCTACTGGGCAGACGGAGCGGGTTCCCGCGCGGTCTTCACGAGCCTCCAGGCAGTGCTACAGGAACTGCGGACACCGTTCTTGGGCGACCGTGCCGTCGCGCTCTACCGCCCAACCGGCATGTCACCTTCGCACGGATACTTCGTCCTGTCCGACAGTTGTGATGTCGAGGGTCCGGCCGCCATGGGCAACGAGCGCCTGGTGCTGAATCAGCGACTCGACCTTGATCAGCCGCGCACAGTCTCGGGGCTGTCTGCGACCTCAACACTACGACCGTTCACTCTCGTCCTCGACAGTGCAGTGTCGATCCCCTGGCAGGACCCGTACGGGCGCGGAGTCGCACTGATCGGCGTTCAAGACGCCAACTCGGCCATGCCCGATCTGTCCGATCAGTTGCACCGTGCCGAGATCGGGCGTCTGGTCGAGACGCTCAACGCCTCACGACTGCAGGGCACTCTTGCGCTGCAACGCAATCTGGGTGACGCGGTCCGTGCCGTGCTGGATAGTGGACCGACGGGTGTCGGCCGGATGGGGCGGCTGACCTCCCTCGTCGCCTCGGCCCGGGAGATATTCGGCTCCGACACCGCCTACCTGGCGCTGCCGGAGGAGTCGGAAACGACCAAGTACTACTTCGCCTCGATGGCCAACGTCAACACACCGCAGTTCCGGCAGTTGCGGATGCGCTTTGAGCAGGGGCTGGGTGGGCTGGCCCGCAGCGAGGGCAAGGTTGTGCGGACGTTGCGTTACGCCGACGACGACCGACTCAAGGCCCCTCCGGTCAGCGAGACGCTGGTGGAGGGGATTTCCTCGGCGATGGCCGCACCGCTCTTCAGCGGTGGTGCTGTGCGAGGCGTGATCTATATCGGCAACCGAACCCCGACCCCTTTCAGTGAAACCGACGAGCGCGTTCTGGAGGAGTTTGCCGAGTACCTCGGGTTGCTCATGGGGGAGCCTCACTACCAGGACGCGGTGCGCGAGTCCCAATCGACGCGGCTGCGTGAGGACTTCGCGCACGCGATCCATGACTCAGTCGTCCGGTCGCTCGTGCAGATTGGCTTCACCGCCGAGCAGGCATCGGCCTCTGCTCAGCACGAGGCCACAAGCCAGTCGATCGCCCAGATTCAGGTGGCAGCGGAGGAAGCCCTGACCACGCTCAGGGAGGAACTGAGCGGTCTGATCCTGCACCCATCCACCGGCGTCACCGAGCTTGGTGCGGTGGTGGAGCAAATTACTGATGTCCCGCTGAGACCTGGCGCGGAGCGCAACATCTACCTGAGCCCGGTGATCGAGCACGAGACTTTGCCACACAATGTCGCGGAGGTGCTCGTCCAGGTGGGCGTCGAGGCGCTGACGAACTCGCTGAGACACGCAGCTGCTCAAACCGAGCGGGTGGAGATCATCAGCGGACCAGACACAGTGGAACTGCTGATCAGTGATGACGGCCATGGCTCGGCCCAGTTGCAGGGGGCACTCGAAGGCCTCGTCCGCGGTGGTCACTTCGGGTTGTCGTCGATGTTTCGCCGGGCCAGCTCGGTTAATGGTCACCTGGACGTCACGTCCAGCCCCGATGCGGGCACCACGGTGCATCTGCGCGTGCCCAGGACGTGGTGA
- a CDS encoding polysaccharide deacetylase family protein, with product MGHLQLPEGKKIAVNLGTDFDAQSLWLGGFNRPSPSFMSRGEYGAEVGVPRLLELYDRFDVKTTWFTPGHTVDTFSDWCKKVQDAGHEFGHHGYYHEVPPGITVETERRLMELAFTSFDKVLGVRPVGYRSPYWDYSDNTLDLVEEFGFTYDSSLMARDLVPYHPRRWQVNWEKGNVPGKASQVLEVPVNWYLDDFPPLGYTGAQTGMQDTETILRRWQDIFDYAYERVDNAVFASCVHPQIIGQPHHMLWYERLIEHMAGKDGVWFATLEEIVATWVDDEDDKAMMAAEDIRGVEEAPADSSWVRAQA from the coding sequence ATGGGACACCTGCAACTGCCTGAGGGCAAGAAGATCGCGGTCAACCTGGGCACCGACTTTGACGCCCAGTCACTCTGGCTCGGCGGATTCAACCGTCCAAGCCCCTCCTTCATGTCACGCGGCGAGTACGGTGCCGAGGTCGGCGTCCCGCGACTCCTCGAGCTCTACGATCGCTTCGATGTCAAGACCACGTGGTTCACCCCGGGACACACCGTCGACACCTTCTCCGACTGGTGCAAGAAGGTGCAGGATGCGGGGCACGAATTCGGCCACCACGGCTACTACCACGAGGTGCCGCCGGGCATCACGGTCGAGACCGAGCGTCGGCTCATGGAGTTGGCGTTCACCTCATTCGACAAGGTGCTCGGAGTGCGGCCGGTCGGCTACCGGTCGCCGTACTGGGACTACAGCGACAACACCCTCGACCTGGTCGAGGAGTTTGGGTTCACCTATGACAGCAGCCTGATGGCTCGTGACCTCGTTCCTTACCACCCCCGTCGGTGGCAGGTGAACTGGGAGAAGGGCAACGTGCCGGGGAAGGCAAGCCAAGTGCTGGAGGTGCCGGTCAACTGGTACCTCGATGACTTTCCACCGCTCGGCTACACCGGGGCCCAGACTGGGATGCAGGACACGGAGACCATCCTGCGCCGCTGGCAGGACATCTTCGACTACGCCTACGAGCGGGTGGACAACGCCGTCTTCGCGTCTTGTGTGCACCCACAGATCATCGGGCAGCCGCACCACATGCTGTGGTACGAGCGGCTGATCGAGCACATGGCTGGAAAGGACGGTGTCTGGTTCGCCACCCTTGAGGAGATCGTCGCGACGTGGGTCGACGACGAGGACGACAAGGCGATGATGGCAGCGGAAGACATCCGTGGCGTGGAAGAGGCACCGGCCGACTCCAGTTGGGTTCGCGCGCAGGCCTGA
- a CDS encoding penicillin acylase family protein yields the protein MEPSNQSTHHPSAAEDIFPIAGLTQPVEILVDRWGVPHIYAQSTYDAFRAQGFNAARDRLWQIDFWRRRGLGQLSEVFGPEHVERDRAARLFLFRGDMHAEWLAYGSDTKRAATAFVEGINSFVELTRSDPSLLPVEFHELGYEPALWDPEDVARIRSHGLFYNLREEVARALTIRDFGPEVEELRRTREPARPLQVPDGLDLSVIPDDVLAVYDLATTPPAFGPVDPTAAQGKVLPEGSNNWVLAGQRTASGRPLLANDPHRAAAALPGLRYLSHLSAPGFDVIGGGEPGLPGISIGHNGQIAFGLTIFAIDQEDLYVYELNPDNPLEYRYQDRWEPMTVVGDSVEVGGGDSESIELLFTRHGPVIYRDQEAGTAFAVRAAWLQPGMAPYLGSMDYMRARDWDEFLAAMNRWGAPPENQVYADTQGNIGWKTGGLTPIRPNWDGTLPVPGDGRYEWDGFYDMDQLPGVANPEGGWVATANEMNLPEDFPEDRHITYDWYAPYRRHRLDNVLSQTTDATPERMSLLQNDFVSIPAQRILAAVRDLPIENAGAVDGLAALLAWDGDLRAESWPGLLFEVWFRRHLRPAVLARAVAQVTDGDPQHVLARIANKEDLLADARVELRLIETPGKELGPDPEQFLAEAVVQTIPAAVADIEQLLGSDRDSWTWGALHVSKAAHPLKARLTGVEDRLLEVGPLPRGGSGDTAGNTAYGPNFVQSAGSTFRLVVDVGEWDSSLAMNAPGQSGNLRDSHYTDLFEPWAAGEAFPLLYSRDKVEEATERRIRLTPRTD from the coding sequence ATGGAGCCCAGCAACCAGAGCACGCATCACCCATCCGCCGCGGAAGATATCTTCCCGATCGCAGGGTTGACGCAACCGGTGGAGATCCTGGTGGACCGGTGGGGCGTCCCGCACATCTACGCGCAGAGCACCTACGACGCGTTCCGCGCGCAGGGCTTCAATGCCGCCCGCGATCGGTTGTGGCAAATCGACTTCTGGCGACGACGCGGCCTCGGACAACTCTCTGAAGTCTTCGGTCCCGAGCATGTGGAGCGGGACCGAGCGGCTCGGCTATTCCTCTTCCGAGGCGATATGCACGCGGAGTGGCTGGCCTACGGCTCGGACACCAAGCGCGCTGCGACCGCTTTCGTGGAAGGCATCAACTCGTTCGTGGAGCTGACGCGATCCGATCCGAGCCTGCTGCCTGTCGAGTTCCACGAGTTGGGCTATGAGCCGGCCCTGTGGGATCCGGAGGATGTCGCGCGGATCCGCAGCCACGGCCTGTTCTACAACCTCCGGGAGGAGGTCGCCCGTGCATTGACCATCCGTGACTTCGGCCCAGAGGTCGAGGAGTTGCGCCGCACACGGGAACCCGCACGGCCGCTCCAGGTCCCCGACGGGTTGGACCTGAGCGTGATCCCGGACGACGTCCTCGCGGTCTACGATCTCGCCACCACCCCTCCCGCTTTCGGGCCAGTTGACCCGACCGCTGCACAGGGCAAGGTGCTGCCAGAAGGCAGCAACAACTGGGTGCTGGCCGGGCAGCGCACCGCCTCGGGGCGACCGCTGCTGGCTAATGACCCGCACCGGGCGGCCGCGGCCCTGCCCGGGCTGCGCTACCTGTCCCACCTCAGCGCCCCCGGCTTCGATGTCATCGGTGGCGGCGAGCCTGGACTGCCCGGCATCAGCATCGGCCACAACGGACAGATCGCCTTCGGACTGACGATCTTCGCCATCGACCAGGAGGACCTCTACGTCTATGAGCTGAACCCGGACAACCCGCTCGAGTACCGCTACCAGGATCGATGGGAGCCGATGACGGTGGTGGGCGACTCCGTCGAGGTGGGCGGCGGCGACAGCGAGTCGATCGAGTTGCTCTTCACCCGGCACGGACCAGTCATCTACCGCGACCAGGAGGCTGGGACCGCCTTCGCGGTGCGCGCGGCCTGGCTGCAACCCGGGATGGCCCCCTACCTGGGCAGCATGGACTACATGCGAGCCCGCGACTGGGACGAGTTCCTCGCTGCCATGAACCGATGGGGCGCGCCGCCGGAGAACCAGGTCTATGCCGACACCCAGGGGAACATCGGCTGGAAAACCGGTGGGTTGACCCCCATTCGCCCAAACTGGGACGGCACCCTGCCAGTGCCCGGCGACGGTCGATACGAGTGGGATGGGTTCTACGACATGGACCAGTTGCCCGGTGTCGCCAACCCCGAGGGTGGGTGGGTGGCCACCGCCAACGAGATGAACCTGCCAGAGGACTTTCCAGAGGACCGGCACATCACCTACGACTGGTATGCGCCCTATCGCCGGCACCGCTTGGACAATGTCCTGAGCCAGACGACTGATGCCACGCCAGAACGGATGTCGTTGCTGCAGAACGACTTCGTGAGCATCCCTGCCCAGAGGATCCTGGCGGCCGTGCGTGACCTGCCGATCGAGAATGCCGGTGCCGTTGACGGACTGGCAGCCCTGTTGGCCTGGGACGGCGACCTCCGCGCGGAATCCTGGCCGGGCCTGCTCTTTGAGGTGTGGTTTCGGCGTCACCTGCGCCCAGCCGTGCTGGCGCGCGCCGTCGCGCAGGTCACCGACGGCGACCCACAGCACGTCCTGGCCCGGATTGCTAACAAGGAGGACTTGCTGGCGGATGCGCGCGTCGAACTGCGTCTGATCGAGACGCCTGGCAAGGAGCTCGGCCCCGATCCAGAACAGTTCTTGGCCGAGGCCGTGGTGCAGACCATTCCGGCCGCCGTCGCCGACATCGAGCAGTTGCTCGGATCGGACCGGGACAGTTGGACTTGGGGAGCCCTGCACGTGAGCAAGGCCGCGCACCCGCTGAAGGCGCGTCTTACCGGAGTGGAGGACCGGCTGCTCGAGGTCGGCCCCCTGCCCAGGGGAGGCAGTGGCGACACAGCCGGCAACACGGCATACGGACCGAACTTCGTCCAGTCCGCCGGGTCAACCTTCCGGCTTGTTGTTGACGTGGGCGAATGGGACTCCTCGCTGGCGATGAACGCCCCGGGCCAATCCGGCAATCTGCGGGACTCCCACTACACCGACCTGTTCGAGCCATGGGCTGCCGGGGAGGCCTTCCCGCTGCTCTACTCGCGGGACAAGGTCGAGGAGGCGACAGAACGACGAATCCGGCTGACCCCGCGCACTGACTAA
- a CDS encoding PaaI family thioesterase gives MEPPDDPLLFAQGVLAAQPFSELIGARITEFGSGVATIEVPIRDDLCQQFGFVHGGVWAYAADNAITFAAGSVLGPKVLTAGVSIDYLRPAREGVLTVTAQVVHSSRRLAVCRADLRVAGDSRLCAVAHGRVNVADPGRRDESADKSPKPA, from the coding sequence ATGGAACCGCCCGACGACCCCTTGCTCTTTGCCCAAGGCGTCTTGGCCGCGCAGCCGTTCAGTGAGCTGATCGGAGCGCGCATCACCGAGTTCGGCTCCGGCGTCGCAACCATCGAAGTGCCGATCCGAGACGACCTTTGCCAGCAGTTCGGCTTTGTCCACGGGGGAGTCTGGGCGTATGCCGCGGACAACGCGATCACCTTTGCCGCCGGCAGCGTGCTCGGGCCCAAGGTGCTGACGGCCGGAGTGTCGATCGACTATCTGCGCCCTGCTCGAGAGGGCGTCCTGACCGTCACCGCCCAGGTGGTGCACTCCAGTCGCCGTCTGGCCGTGTGTCGGGCCGACCTGCGCGTGGCCGGCGACTCTCGCCTGTGTGCCGTCGCCCACGGGCGCGTGAATGTGGCCGATCCAGGCCGACGCGACGAGTCGGCTGATAAGTCGCCGAAGCCGGCTTAG
- a CDS encoding VWA domain-containing protein, with protein sequence MTDPNYTHLAFLLDASGSMAGIKSDVEGGFDAFIAEQRKEPGRCTVTLADFSSPGDYVVRYAGKDLAKVEPLSLHPRGMTALLDSIGRLVTETGQFLADLPEDQRPGLVIVGIMTDGHENSSQEWTHAGIKTLIETQEQTYNWVFHYLGANQDAIEVGANLGVRADSALTYAPAAAGSAMEAYSASLSSLRGAVARGEDVESARRGSAYTAAQRKKAGKN encoded by the coding sequence GTGACTGACCCGAACTACACCCACCTGGCCTTCCTGCTCGACGCCTCCGGCTCAATGGCCGGCATCAAGAGCGACGTCGAGGGCGGCTTCGACGCCTTCATCGCCGAGCAGCGCAAGGAGCCCGGCCGCTGCACCGTCACCCTGGCCGACTTCTCCAGCCCCGGCGACTATGTCGTGCGCTATGCCGGCAAGGACCTGGCCAAGGTCGAACCGCTGTCGCTGCACCCGCGCGGCATGACCGCCCTGCTGGACTCGATCGGACGACTGGTCACCGAGACCGGGCAGTTCCTCGCCGACCTCCCCGAGGACCAGCGGCCCGGCCTGGTGATCGTCGGCATCATGACCGACGGGCACGAGAACAGCTCGCAGGAGTGGACCCACGCTGGCATCAAGACCCTGATCGAGACGCAGGAGCAGACCTACAACTGGGTCTTCCACTATCTCGGCGCCAACCAGGACGCCATCGAGGTCGGCGCCAACCTGGGCGTGCGTGCCGACTCTGCCCTGACCTATGCCCCCGCGGCAGCCGGGTCGGCAATGGAGGCCTACTCCGCGTCGCTGAGCTCACTGCGCGGCGCCGTCGCCCGGGGCGAGGACGTCGAGTCCGCCCGGCGTGGCTCGGCCTACACCGCGGCCCAGCGCAAGAAGGCGGGCAAGAACTGA
- a CDS encoding DUF4287 domain-containing protein, which produces MSFQAYLDAAEAKTGRTPQELVDLAHAEGFGPDTKAGPILEWLKAEFDLGRGHGMALVHVIKNGPGINDKHVGTTGAHRDESAVLRLDGVVVRSQEA; this is translated from the coding sequence ATGTCATTCCAGGCCTACCTCGATGCCGCTGAGGCGAAGACCGGTCGCACACCGCAAGAGCTCGTCGATCTCGCGCACGCCGAGGGTTTCGGTCCGGACACCAAGGCTGGCCCCATCCTGGAGTGGCTGAAGGCCGAGTTCGATCTCGGTCGTGGCCACGGCATGGCGCTGGTGCACGTGATCAAGAACGGCCCCGGCATCAACGACAAGCACGTCGGGACGACCGGGGCGCACCGGGATGAGTCTGCGGTGCTGCGACTGGACGGGGTCGTGGTCCGCAGCCAAGAGGCCTGA